A stretch of DNA from Cryptomeria japonica chromosome 4, Sugi_1.0, whole genome shotgun sequence:
TTATCGTTGCTTTGAGCCTGGGTTCTGAATTGTACATGTCTGTTGTAATAGAGAGTGTGAAAACAAAGGAAGACAAAAGGACATGCTTGATAATGGACTGAGGGGTTTTTTGTGTAGTCAAATCGTACTGCAGCATGTAAAGCTCCTTGGCAGATATTTGCAGTATATTTGTGCCAACCTCATCAAAGGCAGTAGCCCAAAGAGCCCCTGTATGATCTTGGAGCTTCATCTGCAATAAGTATTTGTAATTGCATTCTGGCACAGTAGTTTGACATCTTGAACAAAACCATTGATTATCACTTTGCTGGGTGCATTTCTTTTTACATTCTTTTCCATTAAATTTCAAAGGGCAGGCTGGATAGCAAAAAGAATCAGTTTTAATGATTCTCACAATAGCCCTAATAGTAATTTCAACTGTTTCAGAGAGAACACTTGTACGCTCTAAAACAGCTGTGATTGTCATCCTACTGTATTGTGAGTTAAGCTGGCCAGCAACACATGATAGCGGTAAAAGGGCATCTGAAATCTTTCCTCTTGACATAAGTGTCTCTATTTCAGGTATAGAAGGGTTTATATTTAGGGTTGTTGCTGTGGTTGTGTTGACCACCTTTCCATTGAAATAACCAACACGAGCATTTCTGACTGCAAGGACAACAGCTGTTTGGGTTGTGTGCATGCTCTTCAAATCTTCACCTAGCCCTTGCCATGTTTCTCCCCATAAGTTAACATCGATAGTAAAAGTTGAGGCATCATTTATTTTTACAATTCTCTTTGTTACTTCGCTTCCATCCTTCCTGCGAATTAATGAGGGTTCTCCAACAACAACTACAATACCAATAACATCAACTAAAGTGTTGTTGGTGCAGTATGTAATTTCATTGATTGGTGTGAATTGAGAATTATTTACTTCACATTCAACAACATCATCACAATGCTTCAATATTGAATTGTTGTCCAAAGTTATCTCAAGATGGCTGTTAAGCTTATTCCATTTAGTGTTAGCTTCTTTAACACAACCTTTTGACACAGTATAATATGTTCCTGGTTCAACCCTATGATAATGCATTTCTGCTACATCGCCAAAGCAAGTTATTCTAATTTCAGTACCTTCACTATCTATCATGTCAAAGCTAAATACTTGGCCAGTGGACTTTGGTGTACTGTATTGATGCATCTTCCTCTTGTTTGTCACACACCCCTTTATTGTCCATTTATTTTGCAAGGGGTTCAAGGCTTTAATCGGGCTGATATTAACAGAAGATTCATGCTGCACAGGTGGGAGGTGAATTCCAAATTTAAGGGATCGTTTAGTTGTGGCAGGTGTGTCTCGACCCAACATTTGTTGTTCTTGCTCTTTAAACAGATATCTAGGTTTCCCAAGCAATGGAGAATTGGTAAATTTGACAGCAAGGCTGAATATTATTATAGTCCTGTAAAATGAGCAAAATAAGAGGTTGAATAATCTGGATAGTGTGGAAAGGGGGATTTGAAAAGGCAAGAACAAACCAACATAACATATAGAGGGCCATACCTTGAGTTCCAAACATTTCTACAACCATAGGCTATCAATGATAGGATAGTGCCAATCTTTAATGTCTCTGAAAGCAGCAAACCACTATACTTAGGTGGGAGGATCGCCAATTGCATGTGTGTGGCATCAGACAAAACAACCTTATACCGGgcattgtcattttcatcgtctATCAATTTTTCAAAAGACAAAAGCTAAAGCAGTGGAGAGGGGACATCATCCCCAGCGTTGATGCAGAGCAGTGCATGTGGGGTCAATTGTAGATGTTGTTCCACTTCCTACAAGGATaatagaagacaaccaaatagataCACAAGGTCATGTACATTCATACGCATTGGCATGGGCACGACAACCCTTTTTTTTTTGAAGCTTCCAATTTGTATTACTAGCTATGTGTGTTTTTGTTTACAGGTGTTTTTTTTGTGTGCATGGACAGATTATAGATTGATGTATTGAAGCATACAAATGCACAAGGACAATGCAGAGAACATCTGtttcaatttatttatatatataaatacgtAAACAGATGCAAAAAAATAGTTCAAGTAGCGACATATGTTGGTATATGCACTTGCATTGATGGATGAGAAGTCTACAGAAAACTAAAGAACAAATAGAGATATAATCTTTGTAAATAATATGAATAAGAGAAAACAAATGTATAAACAAGCTCACCGAAGTTTCTGTAGAAGTTTGTTGCGAGGCAGCAGGAGAGGCCATCGGAGATGACATGGTGACCACTGTGTTTGAGAGATGAGGAATGGGGTTTTGAACGGTGAAATAGTGAGTCTATGTCACAACAATTAAAACAAGTGAATATATTTTAACGGTAAGCACAACTCATATTGCACTTGGGATCAAGAGAAAATCTTCAGTCCAACGAGATCgcaatgaaatttcaaagttaCAATCAGCAATGTATATGTATAGTTAGAAGACAAGCACTTATCAAGAATACTTGGAATATCTTTGTCTACTTTCAAAGAGTTTtagtgaaaggaaaaatagaaaacgCTCTAATCAGTGATAAAACAAGTGCTACATAGATACAATAAATGCTTTTTAGACTCTAGTAAATTTCTAATTACTTATATATGCACAAATGTTCAATATTTAGGTTTAGATGACTACATCCGTGTTGGTTATTTTGTGATGTATTTATGATACATTAGTATAGCATATTTGTCTTAAGTGTGTTTTTTGATTCGGTGAATTCTCTAAATATGCGTGAAAAAAACAATTATATTCCGACGTGATAAGCTACATTAGATGAAATTAATGAAATAGAAtgaattttgtatttggttttgcgaGCTATTTAAGGCTGTACATTAAATGCGAACAAAGTTAAATTTATTTCATAGCTTCCTAAATGTA
This window harbors:
- the LOC131053455 gene encoding replication protein A 70 kDa DNA-binding subunit A-like; translated protein: MRSPANCYWDLQRTERVTTVWQIRGNCGPYQLGGPKGGHENGGPGGYGNPSSYCPAKDVLKTIEITKDKVDLEVETWHNLEQNREGSVVDTTFPQVGNITSHVANSKGFLETSVALNELLLYLLHYCVRNLLLDTSLQFADGGDFFALFTFAESKEKKTEALKICFKFADDENDNARYKVVLSDATHMQLAILPPKYSGLLLSETLKIGTILSLIAYGCRNVWNSRTIIIFSLAVKFTNSPLLGKPRYLFKEQEQQMLGRDTPATTKRSLKFGIHLPPVQHESSVNISPIKALNPLQNKWTIKGCVTNKRKMHQYSTPKSTGQVFSFDMIDSEGTEIRITCFGDVAEMHYHRVEPGTYYTVSKGCVKEANTKWNKLNSHLEITLDNNSILKHCDDVVECEVNNSQFTPINEITYCTNNTLVDVIGIVVVVGEPSLIRRKDGSEVTKRIVKINDASTFTIDVNLWGETWQGLGEDLKSMHTTQTAVVLAVRNARVGYFNGKVVNTTTATTLNINPSIPEIETLMSRGKISDALLPLSCVAGQLNSQYSRMTITAVLERTSVLSETVEITIRAIVRIIKTDSFCYPACPLKFNGKECKKKCTQQSDNQWFCSRCQTTVPECNYKYLLQMKLQDHTGALWATAFDEVGTNILQISAKELYMLQYDLTTQKTPQSIIKHVLLSSFVFTLSITTDMYNSEPRLKATITKVARIDYQAESALLLAEIARMTTTA